In Limosilactobacillus sp. WILCCON 0051, a single window of DNA contains:
- the comGC gene encoding competence type IV pilus major pilin ComGC, translating into MLKKQKRRAFTLLEMAIVLFIISLLVLIILPNLSTQREHATKIHENAMTNVVQTQLDLYENDTGQKAQSIDQLVENQYLTSAQAQKAASEHIKVVNGKAERK; encoded by the coding sequence ATGTTAAAGAAGCAGAAACGGCGCGCGTTTACACTATTAGAGATGGCTATCGTCTTATTTATTATCAGTCTGTTGGTACTGATTATTTTGCCAAATCTCAGCACACAGCGCGAGCATGCAACCAAGATTCATGAAAATGCCATGACCAATGTCGTCCAGACCCAGCTTGATCTGTATGAGAATGATACTGGACAAAAAGCCCAAAGCATAGATCAGCTGGTTGAAAATCAATATCTGACCTCAGCACAGGCACAAAAAGCAGCCAGTGAGCACATTAAAGTTGTCAATGGAAAGGCTGAGCGAAAATGA
- a CDS encoding type II secretion system F family protein, protein MLGSSSLKIAWPRAVWKKAWPSRTKPVKFKVSQQADWFLLMHDLLAVGFSLQHAVQFSQRAYPRQAAFFSKIDQQLRTGRLLADALKPYLRVELYYQLLLAEQHGSLSITLKEIGQYLQVQKQQHRQLKTLLEYPLILLVMLGTILAALLIFVFPELQSWQQQNQLSIGERWPIGETLIITGSVFLSYGGLAAIHWRHMSTLKKVRHQCRWPLFGKIFREYYGYYLTSNLAILLQHGFSLREICQLTNSFDDDSLLHQVGRAAFELSSQGRQLTDLILKAPFLPDELAIFINRGLTNEQLGQELTLFSKLKFKKFRQSTMHILVLVQPALFILIAAGIFLMYLSILLPIYHSLQEVY, encoded by the coding sequence ATGCTTGGGAGCAGCAGCTTAAAAATTGCGTGGCCAAGGGCTGTTTGGAAAAAAGCGTGGCCCAGTCGTACCAAGCCGGTTAAATTTAAAGTCAGTCAACAGGCCGACTGGTTTTTACTGATGCATGATCTGCTGGCGGTTGGCTTCTCGTTGCAGCATGCAGTTCAATTCTCACAGCGGGCCTATCCGCGGCAGGCTGCTTTTTTTTCAAAAATTGATCAGCAGCTCAGGACCGGTCGTCTGCTGGCAGATGCGTTAAAGCCTTATTTAAGAGTTGAGCTTTATTATCAGCTTTTACTGGCTGAGCAGCATGGCAGTCTTTCAATAACGCTAAAAGAGATTGGTCAGTATTTACAGGTCCAAAAGCAGCAGCATCGTCAGCTAAAGACGCTTTTGGAATATCCGCTGATTTTATTGGTGATGCTGGGGACGATTTTGGCGGCCTTGCTGATTTTCGTTTTTCCCGAGCTGCAAAGCTGGCAGCAGCAGAATCAGCTGTCAATCGGCGAACGATGGCCGATTGGCGAAACACTGATAATTACCGGCAGTGTTTTTTTAAGCTATGGAGGATTAGCAGCGATTCACTGGCGGCATATGTCAACGCTAAAAAAGGTGCGGCATCAGTGTCGCTGGCCGCTGTTTGGCAAAATCTTTCGTGAATACTATGGTTATTATCTAACGTCCAATCTGGCCATTTTGCTGCAGCATGGTTTCTCTTTGCGTGAAATATGCCAGCTGACGAATAGCTTTGATGATGACTCGTTGCTGCATCAGGTTGGCCGGGCAGCATTTGAGCTTAGCTCGCAGGGAAGACAGTTGACTGACTTAATCTTAAAAGCACCTTTCTTACCGGATGAACTGGCCATTTTTATCAATCGTGGCTTGACCAATGAACAATTAGGCCAGGAACTGACTTTATTTTCCAAGCTCAAGTTTAAAAAGTTTCGGCAGTCAACGATGCATATTCTGGTATTGGTACAGCCAGCGCTTTTTATTTTGATTGCTGCTGGGATTTTTTTAATGTATCTCAGTATTCTTTTGCCAATCTATCACTCACTGCAGGAGGTTTACTAA
- a CDS encoding type II secretion system protein: MKICRPAFTLLEMIIVLGIAALTMLIGWPSMQRTIQKNEERQFWQVFRQAWQAAQVRSKTSNESTRVFYLKSHSQVVFSWASGAEYINVPGTLSVKRFNDIEMKTTGYVSPQTEEFVSTLDNTDYQIRIQLAWGSYHVQATQKKASGSHAG, encoded by the coding sequence ATGAAAATTTGCCGGCCAGCCTTTACTCTGTTGGAAATGATAATTGTCTTGGGAATTGCCGCGTTGACGATGCTGATTGGCTGGCCATCAATGCAGCGAACCATTCAGAAAAATGAAGAGCGTCAGTTTTGGCAGGTCTTTCGTCAAGCATGGCAGGCAGCTCAGGTACGATCAAAGACCAGCAACGAGTCAACCCGCGTTTTTTATCTAAAAAGCCACAGTCAGGTTGTCTTTTCCTGGGCAAGTGGTGCTGAGTATATAAATGTTCCGGGTACGCTGTCGGTCAAACGGTTCAATGATATTGAGATGAAAACAACGGGCTATGTCAGTCCGCAGACAGAGGAGTTTGTTTCAACATTGGATAATACGGATTATCAAATCAGAATTCAATTGGCATGGGGGAGCTATCATGTACAGGCAACACAAAAAAAGGCATCGGGCAGTCATGCTGGGTGA
- the comGA gene encoding competence type IV pilus ATPase ComGA, which yields MKSEFSRDIAVLIRYRVSDLYVLPYRSYYRLLIMHEGQLQLYQQWPLPLGKRLIAYLKYRADMSVSEHRRPQSGSLCWHAPRGKVDLRLSSVGDCRGQESLVVRFIYRLCNDYRMLVPPQWQKLQQTAKKRGLMLFAGPMGSGKTTTMYHLARQFVGQCVVMTIEDPVEITEPMFIQLQVNELAEMGYQQLLKVGLRHRPQIFIIGEIRDPQTAQMAVQAALSGHLVMATVHARNVYGALTRLEQLNVDDFYLQQAISCVCYQRLLPTVKKQLAVLFDLLADDALQESFTKRKVGMTDAWEQQLKNCVAKGCLEKSVAQSYQAG from the coding sequence TTGAAAAGCGAGTTCTCAAGAGATATTGCGGTTTTAATTCGCTATCGGGTGTCAGATCTCTATGTTCTGCCATATCGCAGCTACTATCGACTTTTAATCATGCATGAGGGGCAGCTGCAGCTTTATCAGCAATGGCCATTACCACTTGGCAAGCGCTTGATTGCATATTTAAAGTATCGTGCTGATATGTCAGTCAGTGAGCATCGTCGCCCGCAGTCAGGATCGCTTTGCTGGCACGCGCCTAGGGGAAAGGTGGACTTAAGATTGTCATCGGTTGGCGACTGTCGCGGACAGGAATCACTGGTGGTACGTTTCATCTATCGTTTATGCAATGATTATCGGATGCTGGTACCGCCTCAATGGCAAAAATTGCAGCAGACTGCTAAAAAGCGGGGGTTGATGCTGTTTGCCGGACCGATGGGATCAGGGAAGACAACGACGATGTACCATCTGGCGCGTCAGTTCGTTGGCCAGTGTGTCGTTATGACGATAGAGGATCCGGTTGAGATTACCGAGCCGATGTTTATTCAGCTGCAGGTTAACGAATTGGCTGAGATGGGCTATCAGCAGCTGCTTAAGGTTGGCTTGCGGCATCGACCACAGATCTTTATCATTGGCGAGATTCGTGATCCGCAAACGGCACAGATGGCAGTTCAAGCAGCCTTAAGCGGTCATCTGGTCATGGCAACCGTGCATGCCAGAAATGTCTATGGAGCGTTGACTCGTCTGGAACAGCTGAACGTCGATGACTTTTATCTGCAGCAGGCGATCAGCTGTGTCTGCTATCAACGACTCTTGCCGACAGTAAAAAAACAATTGGCGGTGCTGTTTGATCTATTGGCTGATGATGCATTGCAGGAAAGCTTTACAAAGCGAAAGGTGGGGATGACCGATGCTTGGGAGCAGCAGCTTAAAAATTGCGTGGCCAAGGGCTGTTTGGAAAAAAGCGTGGCCCAGTCGTACCAAGCCGGTTAA
- a CDS encoding ComGF family competence protein has translation MALLISMVTVLALGQTVKIVDQVNQRALDMPTDWYLFVTELELSDRHFSLYRCQDEQHTVLYGAATKKYYELTAENGRIFLRLQHGGGYLPMLYQVQAATFKRLDRQRLEIEVKRSNGYRQTAVICLAPSQEQYAAGGDDRAEHCDSHCFGSVSLSGWSSKTDSSS, from the coding sequence ATGGCACTACTGATCAGCATGGTGACAGTTTTGGCATTGGGGCAGACTGTCAAGATTGTTGATCAAGTCAATCAGCGTGCTTTGGATATGCCAACGGATTGGTATTTATTCGTGACCGAGCTGGAATTATCGGATCGGCACTTCAGTCTTTATCGATGTCAGGATGAACAGCATACGGTGCTGTATGGAGCTGCCACCAAGAAGTATTATGAGCTGACGGCTGAAAATGGTCGAATATTCTTACGGCTGCAGCATGGTGGTGGTTATTTGCCGATGCTTTATCAGGTTCAAGCAGCAACTTTTAAACGGCTTGACAGGCAACGGTTAGAAATTGAGGTGAAAAGAAGCAATGGATATCGGCAAACAGCGGTTATCTGTCTGGCGCCGTCGCAAGAGCAGTACGCTGCTGGCGGCGATGATCGTGCTGAGCATTGCGACAGCCACTGTTTTGGCTCAGTATCGCTATCAGGCTGGTCAAGCAAAACTGATTCATCGTCTTAG